A stretch of Procambarus clarkii isolate CNS0578487 chromosome 80, FALCON_Pclarkii_2.0, whole genome shotgun sequence DNA encodes these proteins:
- the icln gene encoding methylosome subunit pICln isoform X1, translated as MLLPNLPPPEEGIRHRQCNTQAFMNQRELGFGTLYIAESRVSWAKDGADEGFSLEYPHIAIHAVSRDVSSFAHPCLYLMVDAKLEETPTNAMSGDGSDSEDDDDESAMTEVRFVPSDHFSLEPMYKALNDCQLLHPDPEDQQSDENVGEEDDEDEGEYEVSENGYHMPGSSEDNMEGAAGSEHVVPDGSVGGNEGTNGDTQGEEAMDMGQFDDADM; from the exons ATGTTGCTTCCCAACTTGCCGCCTCCGGAGGAAGGTATCCGCCACCGCCAGTGCAACACTCAGGCCTTCATGAACCAGCGGGAACTGGGCTTTGGGACCCTCTATATCGCTGAAAG CCGAGTTTCTTGGGCCAAAGACGGTGCCGATGAAGGTTTTTCTCTAGAGTACCCACACATTGCCATTCATGCTGTCAGCAGAGATGTATCAAGCTTTGCCCATCCTTGCCTGTATCTCATGGTAGATGCAAAATTGGAAGAAACTCCAA CCAATGCGATGAGCGGTGATGGTTCCGATtcggaagatgatgatgatgaatctGCCATGACTGAAGTTCGGTTTGTTCCCTCAGACCATTTTTCACTAGAACCGATGTACAAGGCCCTTAATGACTGCCAGCTCCTCCACCCTGACCCAGAAGATCAGCAGTCTGATGAAA ATGTTGGAGAAGAGGATGACGAAGATGAAGGAGAGTATGAAGTGAGTGAGAACGGGTACCATATGCCTGGTTCCTCTGAAGACAACATGGAAGGAG CAGCAGGCTCGGAGCATGTAGTGCCTGATGGAAGTGTTGGAGGTAATGAGGGGACCAATGGAGACACACAAGGTGAGGAAGCCATGGATATGGGGCAGTTTGATGATGCAGATATGTGa
- the icln gene encoding methylosome subunit pICln isoform X2, whose amino-acid sequence MLLPNLPPPEEGIRHRQCNTQAFMNQRELGFGTLYIAESRVSWAKDGADEGFSLEYPHIAIHAVSRDVSSFAHPCLYLMVDAKLEETPTNAMSGDGSDSEDDDDESAMTEVRFVPSDHFSLEPMYKALNDCQLLHPDPEDQQSDENVGEEDDEDEGEYEVSENGYHMPGSSEDNMEGAGSEHVVPDGSVGGNEGTNGDTQGEEAMDMGQFDDADM is encoded by the exons ATGTTGCTTCCCAACTTGCCGCCTCCGGAGGAAGGTATCCGCCACCGCCAGTGCAACACTCAGGCCTTCATGAACCAGCGGGAACTGGGCTTTGGGACCCTCTATATCGCTGAAAG CCGAGTTTCTTGGGCCAAAGACGGTGCCGATGAAGGTTTTTCTCTAGAGTACCCACACATTGCCATTCATGCTGTCAGCAGAGATGTATCAAGCTTTGCCCATCCTTGCCTGTATCTCATGGTAGATGCAAAATTGGAAGAAACTCCAA CCAATGCGATGAGCGGTGATGGTTCCGATtcggaagatgatgatgatgaatctGCCATGACTGAAGTTCGGTTTGTTCCCTCAGACCATTTTTCACTAGAACCGATGTACAAGGCCCTTAATGACTGCCAGCTCCTCCACCCTGACCCAGAAGATCAGCAGTCTGATGAAA ATGTTGGAGAAGAGGATGACGAAGATGAAGGAGAGTATGAAGTGAGTGAGAACGGGTACCATATGCCTGGTTCCTCTGAAGACAACATGGAAGGAG CAGGCTCGGAGCATGTAGTGCCTGATGGAAGTGTTGGAGGTAATGAGGGGACCAATGGAGACACACAAGGTGAGGAAGCCATGGATATGGGGCAGTTTGATGATGCAGATATGTGa